The following is a genomic window from Abditibacteriota bacterium.
ATCGAATGCGGCTTCGACGTGCTGCACCCCATACAGAAATACACCATGGACGAGAGGGAGATAGCCAGGCTCTTCGGCAGGGATATATGCATCCTGGGGGGTATGGACGTGCAGCAGACCATCCCGTGGAAGCCGGCGGAGGACGTGCGCAAAGAGGTGCGCTTTATGTACGACACCTATCTGGCCGAGAGCAGCCGCTTCATGATCACTGCGGGCAACGGCATCACTCCCGACTGCCGCATAGACGCTCTGGAAGCCTTTTTGGACGAGAGCTACCGATACAGAAATCCGGACCTGTAATAAAAAGAGGCCGGCAGGATGAGTATCCTGCCGGCGTTTTTTTTGTGTGTCAGCTGTGTTTTTTGGCTTTGGCCTCTTCGGCTGCAGCATAGGACTCTGCCACCTGCTTCTTGAGGGTGAGCAGGTCCGGCTTGCCGCTGCCCAGTACAGGGAAGCTGTCATATACCCGATAGTGAGCAGGCAGCTTGAACTTGGCCAGCTTGCCCCAGAGAAAGTCGCGGATGGCGTTCTCGTCCAGAGTCTTGCCCGGCTCCATCACCACGGCCGCAGCCACGTCCTCGCCGTAGAGGGGGTGGGGCACTCCCACCACGATGGCCTGAGATATATCGGGATGGGTGATGAGCAGCTCTGAGATCTCCTTGGGGATGATGTTCTCGCCGCAGCGGATGATGAGCTCCTTGACTCTGCCGGAAAAATACAGATAGCCTTCTTCGTCCATCATGCCCAGGTCGCCGGTGGCGATCCAGCCCTCCGAATCATAGGCCTGATTTGCAAGAGGCAGATTGTAATAGCTGGTCAGTGAGGTGGCAGCTCTGATGCATATCTCGCCTACCTGTCCCAGAGGCAGGGGCTTGTTGTCGCCGTGATTGCGTATCTCCATTTGTATATGGGGAAGAGGCTTGCCCACTGTGCTGAGTACTCTCTCGGTGGAGTCGTGGAGAAGGGTGATGCTGATGGCCGGGTTCTCGGACATGCCGTATATGTTGCCCATGTGGTTGTTGGGGAACATCCTCGTCATGAGCTCCATCTGGGCCGAGCTGGTCACCGCTCCTCCCAGAATGGAACATCTGAGGGAGGCCACCTTGTCGGGCGAAAAATTCTTGTTGTTGATGACGGCCAGCAGCATGGTGGGCACAGAGTGGAACATGGTGCACCGGTTCTTTTCGATGATGGATTGGATGGCTGCGGGGGTGGCCGTTTCGGGGATGTAGCTGGGACTGTCGCACTTAATGGCTATGACGAACATGATGGCAAAGCCCAGTATGTGGAAGAAGGGCAGGCTGATGCAGTTGCGGTCCTCGGAAGTGATGAGGTATTCGTCCAGTACCCAGAAGATGCAGTCAAAAATGGCCTTGGAGGAAAACACCGCGCCCTTTGCCAGACCGGTGGAGCCGGAGGTAAACAGCATGAGACAGGCGTCGTCTTCGTCGAAGAGGTCTCTGTAGAGGTCCTTGACTGCGGGGTATTCGTCATAACGGGTGGTATAATCGTGGGAATCCCTGATGTTGTAGGTCTTTCTGATGCGGCTGTCACCGGCTGTGACCAGAGAAGAATAGACGTCAAAATCCGACACGCCCGGTATGCGGCCCACTATCATGAACTCGATGTCTCCGATCTTTGACTGACCGATGATCTCCTCGGGGCTCAGGAAATAATTCATAAGGATGGCGATGGCGCCCAGCTTCTGCACCGCAAAGAAGGCGCAGAACCAGTTGATGGAATTGAGACCGATGATGGCCACGTGGCTGCCTTTTTTGACGCCGAGCCGGGCCAGGTCGTCCGCCATGATCTGCGAACACATCTCCACGTCCTTCCAGGTGTAGTCCCTGTCCCGGTAGTTGATGATCATCCTGTCCTCCATTCCGGGGACCTGTTTGGCGGCCAGCATGGCCTTAAAGCTCTTTTCGGTGCTGACCGGAACGTAATCCGACGGGGGAAGACTCTCGTTCACGCTGTAGGTGAGCATGTTGTCATAGCCGTTGGCATGGAAGAGCTCTCCTACGGCAGGGGAAACGTTGACTACAGACAGGTCCAGGCCGCCCTTCATGGCAAAGAGAAGGCGCTTCAGGCCTGTGCTGGTGATGTGGCTGACTTTCGCAAAATCCAATACTACATGGCCGCTGCAGGCCCTGAGCGCCCGGTCCAGCGCTTCCGCGCCTTCGGCATCCACGGGTCCTGCGATACGCAGCATGTCAGACTCTTTGATTATTTCGATCATTGTATTCCTTTAGGCTCTCCGCCCGGAGGCGGTGATGATAAGATACATATATATTATAGCATATACGGAGCATTCGGGCAATAGAAGGCTCATTCCCCGGGCTGCTTCAGCAGCTCTCTGTAGA
Proteins encoded in this region:
- a CDS encoding AMP-binding protein, with the translated sequence MLRIAGPVDAEGAEALDRALRACSGHVVLDFAKVSHITSTGLKRLLFAMKGGLDLSVVNVSPAVGELFHANGYDNMLTYSVNESLPPSDYVPVSTEKSFKAMLAAKQVPGMEDRMIINYRDRDYTWKDVEMCSQIMADDLARLGVKKGSHVAIIGLNSINWFCAFFAVQKLGAIAILMNYFLSPEEIIGQSKIGDIEFMIVGRIPGVSDFDVYSSLVTAGDSRIRKTYNIRDSHDYTTRYDEYPAVKDLYRDLFDEDDACLMLFTSGSTGLAKGAVFSSKAIFDCIFWVLDEYLITSEDRNCISLPFFHILGFAIMFVIAIKCDSPSYIPETATPAAIQSIIEKNRCTMFHSVPTMLLAVINNKNFSPDKVASLRCSILGGAVTSSAQMELMTRMFPNNHMGNIYGMSENPAISITLLHDSTERVLSTVGKPLPHIQMEIRNHGDNKPLPLGQVGEICIRAATSLTSYYNLPLANQAYDSEGWIATGDLGMMDEEGYLYFSGRVKELIIRCGENIIPKEISELLITHPDISQAIVVGVPHPLYGEDVAAAVVMEPGKTLDENAIRDFLWGKLAKFKLPAHYRVYDSFPVLGSGKPDLLTLKKQVAESYAAAEEAKAKKHS